TTCCATATAACAGGTGTGACGTGGTCTGCAGCGGCGATGACCCGACCACAACCGAACCGTTTTTCATCTGCAGCGGCAAGATTTCCGGCGCAAAGGCCGCATAACTCTCACGGCGCTGTAAGCGTCCCTGGTTATCGGCAAGATCCACATACCCCTTCAAGTCAGCACTGATCGGCTTGAGCGACACAGTGGAAAGGACCCAACTGTGCAACAGGGAGTCGGTCCCCTCGGAGACATCATGGACATCCTCGCTCCATACCGCACCAATCTCCGGCTGGCCATCACCATTCAGGTCACCACACGTCAGCCTTAAGCCGCGTGACACATCAACAGACGGCTTAAATGATTCCAGAGGCTCAAAATAGTTGCCACGACTGCGAAAGTGCTGAACACGGTCATGATAGAGAAGATACAGCTCAACACCGTCGCCAGCAGCCCAGCTCACAACCTGAACCGGATTGCCGGGAATTTCAAACATCAGCTCACCGGGTGTCATGACGGGCTGAGGGTGCTGCACGGAAAGAACACGGGGTTGCGGAGCTGAAACCGGTGTTACTTGATGAACGGCTGCGGTATTGCGTGGTGTCTGTAACACCACGGGCTCAGGCGTAGCAGTGACCGGCAGCGCTGGACCAATCTTTTCCATCGCCACAATGGCATTATCCGAACCACGTTTGAGCAACAGCCGCTTCCCGGCGGCGGTTTCCCGCACCTCAAGAGTCAACCCTTTTTCTGATGGCCCCTCTGGAAGCACGGCGAACCCTTGTTCCAGCAACAACTCGACAACCGGCGCCAACGCCGGATCAGCAAACAGATCCACCCCCTCGGGCATCACAACTTCTTTGTCACCCTGCCACTTTTCCAAGCGATCCGTGAGCTGAGGCCACTGACTTGCCAGTGCCAGGGAAGACACTCCCAG
This genomic stretch from Desulfuromonas acetoxidans DSM 684 harbors:
- a CDS encoding FG-GAP repeat domain-containing protein, giving the protein MKRGFRSIVLMVVFLGVSSLALASQWPQLTDRLEKWQGDKEVVMPEGVDLFADPALAPVVELLLEQGFAVLPEGPSEKGLTLEVRETAAGKRLLLKRGSDNAIVAMEKIGPALPVTATPEPVVLQTPRNTAAVHQVTPVSAPQPRVLSVQHPQPVMTPGELMFEIPGNPVQVVSWAAGDGVELYLLYHDRVQHFRSRGNYFEPLESFKPSVDVSRGLRLTCGDLNGDGQPEIGAVWSEDVHDVSEGTDSLLHSWVLSTVSLKPISADLKGYVDLADNQGRLQRRESYAAFAPEILPLQMKNGSVVVGSSPLQTTSHLLYGTVAWPNSEQSLVWNDDQRLMLQARSKHQRIPGTTLLTDFGDYQGPYVSIPLKNPEYRSGFSATDQVLAKEVVLARRLVKRHGAVYTLIRGRSKGLPLVGGASGADRLVRIEQSGRGLQAQYPFAAVDAFILDFAVYGDPAQAVLLLNEKEDGSGTAYLRFQSRL